The window ATGTATATTTGACTTGGACTCGCTGGACAACCACGATGCCTTAGTAAGGAATGTGGGACAAACTGCagacaaactgtgtgtgtgtgtgtgtgtgtgttttagtgaaaTGACACTGTACTTTAGCCATCTCCAGTGGCCCATCTGGCTAGAATAGACCTTTCACCTTCTCTCGTCCTCTGTCAGAGGGAGAACAAAGTCACTCTTAGCCTGTTAGCTCAGCATTCACCCTCTGACCCCTGCCAAATCGATCaactgtttttagacattttgagGCATTTTTATCCTGTACTTGAGATCGAGAAGTGTAGGGTGAACGTTTGTGTTCCAGGAAGCAGACTGTGAAGCGCTGTAACAGACAAAACAGTTCAACATCATACGTGAATATTTTCACGTTGCAAACATACACTTGCTGATAACAGTTCTTTATTACTCATTAGAATGTCAGACTGTGGGAATTCAGTTGTAATCTTGACCTTGGGCAATGCAAATCTGTATCTACGATATCTTTACCAGTACCAATGTGACAGACTTATGTATGAAGACTATTATGATGACATTTGTGCGAATCCTAGTGAATTTAGAGGGTTTGATATTCCTTTCAACTGGGGTGCTCCTcaaagagatggatagaggtcTCATcattgtatctgtgccattatggcGTCACCATaagggcagcaccattgaggcatTCTTAATTTTAAAGTACTCCATTTTCGTCTTCTTTTGTGTTTGAAAATTTACCAGGACTTGCAGTGCAGGAGTCTTGAACCAACTCTTCTGTGTTATTAATGTATTGCGGCCACTAGATGCCGCTGATATAGTTTAAGGCCATATACAAACCATACAACCCAATTTGAAGAAGATGACAATGCTTTAATCATTGGCTGATTGCTtcaacccataggaatccccacccagttgactactagTGGAAGCCCTTAATgtcaatgtccatgctaaaaaCAGGTTATTTCCAAGTAGAgatctctatacatctctatgagTCTGATACATATGGATTGATAGACAACAACAAGGTTTTTCACAACTTTATTTCACCATAGAGCTGGTGTTTTACGGTAAAGGCTTTAAACTCAGTAAACCTTCAGTAAATCATTGCCAAGTTGGCACTAAACTATTAAGACTGAAAAGGCGGGGACAAACAGTATAGCTTTGAACTTGTGTGGGTGGTCACATGATCAAAATAGAATTTGGAAATGGGAATGGCCATGGAAACGCTTTCCAGTTTTTGTTTAGAGCCCTTACCGATTTCATGTTATAATAACATTTACCAATCACATCAATCACATATTAGAGAATCTGCTTTTATGTTATGTAATCCTAGTACATTGACATTCACTGCAATCAATAATGTGCTCTGGTGCTCTCTAAGTCTCTTCCAGGCAGGCAGCCGTCAGCTCCCAGATCGAAAGGCCTAGTTAATGATTAACTGACCAGTAAGATTTATTGTGTACAATGATGCAGTCAGGAAACATTTCCTTCTCTAGCCTCTCCGGGAAACACACAGTCTACAGAGACACACTCATGAGTGTCTAGGAGACACTCCCAGGCTCTATGTCTGTTTACAGCCACCAGACCTACACTTCCAGCTGCCAGATGAATCAGACCATGCACACCTCACACAGCTCTCATCCCAGGTAAGTCTTTTTCTCTCTGGGCATAAACAGAGGgtctataccctctcctctacacaCCACCCACTCACACACTACAGATGCTGATAGTATAGGTGTGGTTGGGTGTCTGGTACTTAGACTGTAAAGGTCTGGTAGCTTGGGGTTGTGTGTATCTGGTATCCAGATTGTTTTCACAGTTAACTAGTTTGGGTACTTGGTATAGGGGGATGGGGTGTCTAGTATCTGGTTACTAGCTTTTTACCAACTAACTAAACTTGCACTGGGCAAATCACCATAAGATCCCAGTTTGGCTGCAATATGCCAAATGTGTATTGTCCTCTATAGACAATGTATAGATGTTGGACAAACTATCTACTGACTTTATTCAGTGTCAACTGCAACTATCAATAAGCAAAAGGTTTAACAGCTATGGTGGCTGATAGTTTGTTAAATAAATTGTTGCATGCCAATTTGAACCTTAACACAATGTAATTCATGTTATTCCCCCATCTCCCCaatctcctcctccaccagatGTGACCCTCTGCCTGAGGTCACAGTGGGTCAGGGTCACCTAGGATCGTcctcagaacacacacaggatcGAACATCCCTCAAACATGTGACCTACAGCAAGGTGAggccacacagaaacacacacacacacacacacatactgggtCAATTACTGATGACCCCTAACATCTAAGAATGCTAGGGGGCAGGGTTCTAAGCCCTGACATGACAACCACTATAATCACACTGCAGTGTCAATCAACACATGCCACAAtgtcaataataatttttatattaGAAAACATTAATTGTAGTATAGCAAAGttttgactgtctgactgtctggggAATCAGGAGAAATAGTGGCCGTACTTTCCATAGTGCTAAAATCATTGCTGCTACAAAGACCAGCgtaattacattacattatatgtcggagtaATGTCACTGTCTTAGTTTGATATTGTTGTTAGTTGTTGAGATTACTGTTATTAACTGATAATAACTCTTACTCTAACAAATAACGATTACTGTTATTAACTGATAATAACTCTTACTCTTACAAAAAATGATTACTGTTATTAATAATGCTTAGAAGAGAGGCAgtctggagggaaggagaggatggtAGGGCTCCCTCCAGCTGGCAAGCTAACTCAGACCGTGATAATTTCCGAGCTGATATTTCCTTATGATGGGGTCCACTGAGGTCCATTTATAGGACCTTGGCCTCATCTTTCCCTGGTGCTTGTTTCTGTTATTTCACTGCTATTCCAGAGGTGTGTATCTCACGTTCCTAAAAGCCACAGTATTTGCCAGTTTTAGACATGGGACCTGCCTTTCCAATCACTCTTTAGTGATCAATTAAGTGCAGAGAGGTCAGAGAAACAGAAACCGGTGTTATAATTACCTATCTCTAACTGTACCaatgtattcctctctctcccaagaACTCCTCTCAGATCTGTCCATCTGCGGGCCACAGAGACTGGCTCTGCCCTGTATGTCTACAAACTGCCAGCTTCCCCGTAAAGACCAACTGTGGCCATCTCTTCTGTGGTAAGACAGTACCACGACCACCACAACCTGCACATGATCAGATTTATCTAAGGGCCAATAGAGACTTGTACAGATAGAAAGAGGTCTTTAGAGCACAGAAGGTAGCATATTAACATTTACATTACAAATGAAAGTACCATACAACAGACTGACAGGTCAGGTTGGATCTATTTAACTAttttgtctgtccatctgtctggccAATGAAGCATCCGTGTTTCTATCCGTGTAACATGATGAGAGCCCCAAGACCTGTCTAGCCTGTGCCACACTAGTGACCCAGTGTGTGGCTCCCACCTGATGGAGATCACACACAGTCAGGCtttgcacattcacacacatctctctcattTGGCCAGAGTCACGTAGGCTCACTATGAAAACAGGAAAATAGGAAGGATGTTTTTGGCACGCGTGTGCAAACTCTCCCAGGGCCATCTATGGTCTAAAAGGGTCCTAGGATATGGTGACTATATGGAATTGTTATGACAACCTGGCTGTCAGTCTGGTCTTTGTCTTGCTATCGTACCTAGGTCGAACAAAAATTGAAAATATCTGAAATACTTGAGGTGTGCTTGACTTGAGGTGTGCTTGACCCCGTCTTCGTCGGGCTCAATAGAATCAACaaaatagtcccaaaagtgcaaaacaCAAGCTTGCTAAATCAAGAGAATTTCACACATTTTAAATACCTTTTCGATCCAGTTCGGTTTGCTATCTCTGAGTAAGCAAAACTGTCTGTTTTGACAATAACCTCATTACAGAAGTGGCACAACAGTCATAGACAGCTACAgttgccttcagaaggtattcacaccccttgaccttttctacattttgttgtattacagcctgaatgtaaaattgattaaattgagattttgtgtcactcgcctacacacaataccccatcatgtcaaaggGGAATTATGTTTTaacaaatgtttacaaattaataaaaaatgaaaagttgaagtgtcttgagtcaataagtatttaacccctttgttatggcaagcctaaataagttcaaaatgtagaataagtcaaaggttatgaatactttctgtataTCAGTGGTGGGTTAAAATAGTGGTTGATAAGGATAGTAGCAACAGCCAATCTTCTCTCCCTCACCTAACCTTCACCATTGTCTGTGTCATCATCACATGACGTAATAACTACTCCACCTGACCTGCCCCACTTAACCCTGCCTtcccctcagagagagagggtgggagagatagGAGCTACACTTTACACCTAAACACCATCCAAGTGTGTGTTAATTCACGATCATGCAGTAGACAAGGTCATATCACTACATCAACAGCTTCTAATGCTGCTGTCAGCATTTTGCTCATTCCCGCATTCCGCCTCATGCACAATAATATAAACATACTACGCTAGCGATATGACCATGTTTCCTTAATGGTGAATCGTTGTTTTGGGGGTAAAAATATGAATGAAAATATAAGTGATAGAGTACTTTATGTTAccttgtttctctgtctgcagctCCCTGTCTGATCTCCTACTGGAGACATGGGTCCTGGCTGGACGCCATAAACTGCCCTCTGTGTAGACAAAAGGTAAGGAAGATACACCCAACTGTAGAAACAGCCATTATTACCAagatataaaatcaaatcaaattttatttgtcacatacacatggttagcagatgttaatgcgagtgtagcgaaatgcttgtgcttctagttccgacaatgcagtaataaccaacaagtaatctaactaacaattccaaaactactgtcttatacacagtgtaaggggataaagagtatgtacataaggatatatgaatgagtgatggtacagagcagcataggcaagatacagtagctgatatcgagtacagtatatacatatgagatgagtatgtaaacaaagtggcatagttaaagtggctagtgatacatgtattacataggaTATTACACTTGTTGTCTGAAAAGAAAATGAGcatcatgttcaaatcatctaTAAGTGACTTTTGTGAGCTTCACAATTAAATGTAGATACTTTTGGATGATTTAGACATGATGCGCAAAAAAATGCTGATATTGGTCCCATGACTttaatgggatttgtgccacaaatgttaaaacgttagcatttggaaacagtgccaggaaaactaaaccaaagcatggattgatTTCATACCTTGTCGATCGACTGCTTCCAGGGTCAGGAAACCAACATTCAATTTTACAAtttggtgaactatccctttaagttgAATAAAAGTGATAAATAATTATTCAGAATGTAACTGGAatggattctctctctcttaggtcaAGGTCCTGTGTCGTCTGTTCAGTAAGGGTTGGTCAGACAGTAAAGAGAGGGAGGTTCTGGGAGAAATCACAGACTACAACAAACGCTACTCAGGAGCCCCTCGAAAGGTCAGTACCACACACAAAACCTTTCATAACCTTTACTAACATGCTACAACCACACTACAACCTAGTAACACACAAAACCTTGTCATATACTTTATTAAAACATGACGCAACCACACTACAACCtagttctactaagctaacatatggaattgttttaagattggtcataccatggatcatttaggtATTGGATTTAGCATTTTAGGACCCCTataggtataaaaaaaatacactgctcaaaaaaataaagggaacacttaaacaacacaatgtaactccaagtcaatcacacttctgtgaaatcaaactgtccacttaggaagcaacactgattgacaataaatttcacatgctgttgtgcaaatggaatagacaacaggtggaaattataggcaattagcaagacacccccaataaaggagtggttctgcaggtggggaccacagaacacttctcagttcctatgcttcctggctgatgttttggtcacttttgaatgctggcagtgctttcactctagtggtagcatgagacggagtctacaacccacacaagtggctcaggtagtgcagctcattcaggatggcacatcaatgcgagctgtggcaagaaggtttgctgtgtctgtcagcgtagtgtccagagcatggaggcgctaccagga is drawn from Oncorhynchus tshawytscha isolate Ot180627B linkage group LG05, Otsh_v2.0, whole genome shotgun sequence and contains these coding sequences:
- the si:dkey-183n20.15 gene encoding RING-HC_RNF170 domain-containing protein; its protein translation is MSVYSHQTYTSSCQMNQTMHTSHSSHPRCDPLPEVTVGQGHLGSSSEHTQDRTSLKHVTYSKNSSQICPSAGHRDWLCPVCLQTASFPVKTNCGHLFCAPCLISYWRHGSWLDAINCPLCRQKVKVLCRLFSKGWSDSKEREVLGEITDYNKRYSGAPRKVTDYLCDTPLFLQLLIRRLGTMGGLVFLFFLRVALCCLGTVVSLASPPLDTPPSLSDLLGVLDDLVVVFLLLICVININQQMAPDSGNSSAHTGGRPVQ